CctgtcatgaataaagtttttcatttgagcattcatcctagtctctcctgattgaattACTGTATCGTCCAGTTTCAACAGCGAGAGGTAAGTGCCCGATCTTAACTGTGCACATAATGATCTTTAACCTTTCGTTAGATTGTGAGTGACATATGGTTCAGGTGCAAACTGGTGCTTAATGAGACTGTACGTCTTAAGTTTAGGCTTTGTCCAAACATCTTCGGCCCAACTATAAACAATTCATTTTTGACATCCTTTACATTGCATGGTAGtctgtttctgaaaatataacttaGACCAGCCTCCTTAAAAATACCTAGCACTTCTTTAGCCCAAGAGAACTTGTGTGAAACATCCCattgaaacattttctttgtGAGTCTGTCTTCAGACATGCGAACCAATCTATTCCACAGCCGCAGCATGTTTCCCTTACGCCTTAAACTACATGGCTCCCAGCCCATATCTCCATTAATGGCTAGAGTAAGGGGGTAAGCCTGTGTACACCCAGGAAACTACGAATGGCTCTGTTTTGGATTAGATTACATTGGGTATGCTCTTTAAATCCCCAGATGCCAGATGCATAATCTAATACAGGACAAACACATGCTTCATATAGTTTGGTGTAGGAATGATATCCAAGATCTTTCCACACAATTCATCTTCTTCACAACTCCTCCCAGAGCCCTACCTGCAGATTCTGAAAGAGACTGGACACCTGCCTCATAACTCAGAAATTAATCTAAAGTAAAACCTAGATATTTATATGTTGTACAATAAGATAATTCACAGTCTCCACTAGTCTTTAGTATTGACTACTATAGGTGAGAATAGTATAAAGGTTGGTATTGTACCTTGTTCTTGCACTCTTGCTTTCTGCTTCCAATATATGGAACCTCAgaatagaagaataaaaaactttaaaaactttaATGTCCTCATTTGAGGCgatttgttttgcagcttaaaaacaatcacagcagacaacacttatttcaacattcagcacacacacacacacacacacacacacatatcacatgGTAAAAGTGGAATCACCTTTTACGATAAAAAGCATACTGTGCAGTACTaattatactaatactaatacagtttcagagtttcagtgctTTGTTGTTAACATCCCTCAGGTAACATGCCCATAGCAAGATAAAATACATAGTATACAGcacatataatataatatatactgtacatatccaGATAAAGTGCATATTTGTTTACAAGACCACATTGGTATTTTAAACAGTCTAAAGATACAAATGGAAGCAATGGATTTGTATAAAGATGAGTTTCACCGTGTGCAGTGACTGTGTGTTGCAATAGGTGTGTTGTGTCTTACAACCACCACACAGTAATGATTAAGAAATTCGAAGCTGCAGAAAATCTCACGTGTGCCTGATGAAACACCAAATCAGTCCGAAGCTATCTCACCAGCATCCATGTTGATATCAGGGGCAGACTGGGGCAAAGCTACTGGCTCCGAGATCTTCCTCTTCTGTCTGCACCTCTGCCATCGAGCTTGCGGCAGCCATGCATTCCActagagaagaaaacagaaatgaaatggAGACATCTACATCtaaaaatggaagaaaactgGTTTAATAGCTCCCACATTGAGGTTTTAACAAGTCTGCAGAACAGCAAAAGGAGTAATGAACGAGACAGTTTCCAAAAAATAGGCTAATGCATGCAATCtggaacagaaacagaagatgCAAGgtagttattgttattatcagcGCTCATGATGAGATACTGATAGCCAACCGAGAAAGCAAGTTCCTATATTGTTGAATGTTTATGGAAGTATGACCTGATGTTTCCTCCGGTTAAGTCAGAGATGGATGTGTGCATTTTGCTCTTGCAGTGGACTGGGAATTGACACTGCAGTCTGGAAATATCTGGCCGGTgacacttgttttgtttttgcctgtACTGTACAGCACATTGGATTTGAAATGAGACACTGACTATGAGGTTAAAGTGCAGACTGTAAACTGCAATTGGAGGTACTGAAATACATAGTACACTGATACAAATTTACTTGAAATGTCCTCAAAATTCACGCTGATCATAcctcaacctgtgtgtgtgtgtgtgtgtgtgtgtgtgtggggggggggggggtatgaatGAAGATATAGAATTTAATGAAACTGGATCATATGTCAGATTGAGTGCAAATTAACATCTAACCATAAAAGACGTAGGTGGCATTAATAATGAAAGTCACTTGCATTGCTTACTGACTGATGGCACGTTTCAGTATGACTATAAAAGTAAGATAAATAAACTCTTTGTCATAGAAAACTGCTTTTGGACTAATGATTTAACTGAATATCATCTACTGCAAGTGCTCAACAGTCAAGTGATGGAGCAGAATTTGAATATATAGTATTTTTTGGAAACAACTGTTATGCTAAGTGGTATGTACCTTGTAGGGCAAAATACTATCAATGAAAAACAGTCAAACCTTGCATAGAAGTTCCACAGATTTTGGTCATCAATTTAATTATTCAGGGAAATGTTCTGTCTGATGCTGAGATAATGATGCTCAGATAAACTTCACGCGGCCGTTTTGAATATTTGGAGCGGGAACCTCTACCAGGAAGATTGGCATATATAAAAGTAGCATTTCTTAAACTCATAAATGaggacaaaatacagataaagCTAACAGTTACCGAATTAGCTAGCGATCTCGAGAACAACAACGACTTTTTGAATTTAGCGgggaagttagttagcttactagctagttagtaagctactagctagctagctagctcgcgATAATGAACTAGATATATTAAAGctacattcatttcaaatatgtttttcagtggcgaatctgtgaaatgataaatgtttgtattaaGTGTCTTGGTTCACAGCAGTAGGACAGAGCGGGATAGACtcgctcttccaggtagagtttcctaCCCTaagtattcaaaatggccgcagtgtgaataaggtcaagtCCGTGTGCCATATCAGTTGAGGAGTTTTTCAGTGCATACCACCAAGCCTGAAAAAATATatcaggggaaacactgaagtttaatgtaatgttaattcTCACCATCCATCCCATGACGGTATTCCAAGTGCTGATCTGAGAAGAGAATGACAAAGACATGGGTTTGTGGGACACCTCTGATGTACTGTGTATGGAGATTTGTAAAGAGCAAAGAGCAGTGTATCCTAAGAGAAAGTTAACAGAGGTAAGCAGAAATCATACAGGGTGTGTTGTGTAGAGTGGGTAAAATGGGGTAAACCTACTTACAAAAAAGCAGCAGGGGGCGATAATGCGCCTGAGCGCTCGATGCCAGCTATCATTAAAATAAGGAAAGTAAGAAGCACGTGACACAACACATGACACAACACGGAAGTCATTGGGATGGTACCTGAATGCTTGTGAATGTGCAAAATACTTGTATATCGGGTTACAATAACAGTTTAATGTGTGCAATGAATTTATATTATGGTACACAGCATATTAAACTATTATACTGTCGATTAAGGTAAGGACTTTGACCTGAAAGCGTGAATGAGTTGATATTTTGCACGTCGACGAGGTCTAGGGTTTGACTCTCGATAATGGCAGTGAATTGGGCCGAGAGGATCGCCGCTTTCTCCCGCAGTCCATCCGATTTCCTCTCCTGTACGACCGCGGAGGGTTTCCTCGCCGAGCTGCTACGAGAGCTCCGAGATGACAGAGCCAGTTATAATGTCAAGGTAAAACAAGCTAATATACAGCAAGATAGCCCCGGAACGTGGGGCTCTCAGTCATATGGACTATGGAGAAAACGTTATGCCACACTCTATTccaaaatctgtcagtttattATTGCCTTGCTTATCGCAAAGATACACACCTGATATAAAATGaacttaagaccttttacgaATCATTATGAGCCACTCTTCAAATCGTAATGAATCCAATATATAAAGTAGCACTTACTTCAATAAAAcgtcaacttttagaattgagTCACCCGTTATTTCTTCGATCTTCTTCCATCAAAATACACCGTGGAGGGTGGTGGCGTGCATTACAAATTAATTCTATAAATggatattttattgaaaaaagtgctgcttggtggattatctATATGCCGAAATTACCAAAAGTCCCTAATGATTTGTAAAATCTCTTCAGTGATGTTGTACGACGTGTGAacgtttgccgataagcaagtcaacattaaattgccagatttttgaatggaacTTGGTGTgatgttctctccatacaaggcTCATAGGGGTGAAATAGAAGTATACACGCCAAGAAGGTGCACTGATAATGTGAACAACTTGCAATCCATATTTGCATGCCTGGACACACTTCTGTGTTCTGCCATCTGTACCCCTGATACTGTGAATAACTAGTGATGCACACTTCCTCTCCAAACCTGTCAGTGAAGATGCTGTAtctattttttacattattctCAACATTCTTGTAATAACTTGTCATATTTTCTTCAGTATTCTCCTCCTGTCTTAGTGTCTTGTTTAACCTAATCCTACACAATGTCTCTGTTTTCTAGTTTTGTAATTATTGATGGGGCCGTggttctcttcttttccccATCTCAGGTCATACTGCTGTCCCCGCTATGTGAGTACCCAACGCTGCTGTGCCCCTCCGTCTCTGTGGGTGAGGAGACAGCGCTGGAGCTCATGTCTGTGTTTGCCCAGTGTCCTCCCAAGTCCTTACAGTTTCAGTGTCACCTCCTCCTGGCCCTTACCTCTGTGCTCCTCTGCACTTCTTGCCTGAGCACGCGCTCCCGCGCATCTCAAGACTTCCTGGACCTCCTCCTTCAGATAGCCCAGGACACCAGTGATCTCCATGGTGACGGAGCTCAGCGCTCCTTAAGGGCCACGGCTTGTGACTGCCTACGGGAGCTGGAGGCCTGCTGCCCGGGCCTTCTCTCCCAGCGCCTGGAGCTCCTGAGTGGGCTTAGGCAGCAGGAAACCTCCAGGCTTCACCAGGCCTATGCGGGACTCCATACTCTGGCATTAAGAAATGCCGTGTATGTGCTCGCCCAGCAAACAGGAGCTGGTGCTGAGGATCTTAAGGCTCTTCTTGGGGGCAATGCGGCGGTCGTGTGGGAAGCAGACCCAGACTCCGGCCCCATGAATAACCAAGACTCGCCCCTGCCGTCTCCCCTCGTCCTGGGCCCCATGGGTAGAGTGCCGACCCTCCAGACTGGACCGGATTGCAAGGAGTtgcgctccctcctctcctccctcctagAGGAGTCCTACCTCCTCACACCTCTGTGTCAAGCTGCACTGCTACATGGACTGATAGAGGTGGTTGTGATGGTGCCCGGTTTCTCTCCAGCCATTTTCAGAGCTCAGCTGCTGCGACTATTGGGCACAAGCGAGGTTGGTTTCAAATGGGATGAAGTAGAAATGCTTGGGTCTACAGAGCCCCGATACATGGCGTTCTCTTTTGTATTGAGAGAGTGTCATGCCTAACTccttgttaaagctgcacaaggcaactttgTACATTTGTACATCACCGAATTATCTCGTTGACCCAGCCTCAGTATAAAGAGTTTATTGGCAAACTGGGGTATGGGGTAGTAGTAAGCACATTTTCCTGTGGTGTGCCAGAAAGTGGAAAAGACGACGGAATTTCAAGCAACACAGATacaaaagttgagattttattgaaagcTGAATTTGAGTTTGGTGTGATGTTCTCTCAATACGAGAGAACTGCATGTATTTGGGCTAGAGCCTGCTGCAAATGACAGGCTTTGACTACATGTTTAAtgatatattttaattttgCCCATACATATTTGACTTCTTGCAAAATTCAGAAAGTAAACCTTTCTTTATCTCATTTCAGGTTTGCCTCCTCCACACCACTCTGCTGATGAAGGCTGCGTTCACGGACAGCCTGTTCAGCGCCGAGGACGAGACGTTCATCCTCAAGCGGCTGGTCGGACTCTCCCAGCACCCGCTGCTGAGCACGCCCGAGAAGCTCTTCTACATGGACTGCATCCTGCACTTCCCCGAGAACCGGCCCATCAGCGGCGGCGACGGCGACGAGACCCTCCCCGTGCTGCTCACTCCTCGGCTGGCGGCGGCCCTAGTGCCCACCGTGTTCAACGACAGCGCCACCATGCTGGCCCGACTCAACCTGCTGTCGCTGGTCTacctggaggagggggaggaaggggagggagagggaggccgAGGGCTGGCCTACCTCTACGACCACCTCACCTCCCTGCTGCGCATCGTGGAGAACTGGGGCGGCCGGGAGATGGTGGTCACCTTCTTCAGagcctccttcctcttcctcttccacttcTGCCACGTGGAGCGCTACTCCTGCGACCTGACAGAGAAGCTGTGCGCGCTCTACCTCCGACACACCCGGCTGGCCCCGCACCTGATTAACCTGGCCGACCGGACCCAGGACAGGCTGGGGGAGTCGGGCTGGGCCGTGGGGCTCCTCGGGGCCCTGCAGAGGGCCGTCACAGAGGCCCCGCTGACCCAGCTCACCTTGCAAGACCTCAGCTGGCACCTGAAGGTCCTGGCTCGAGCGGCGGAGGAAGGGGAACTCTCCCAGCAGAGCGCCCTCGGCTTCCTGTTCAGcgtcatcacctcctcctcgtcctcgctGTGCGTGAGCGGCGACTGGCGCCTCGGGAACGGCGTGCTGGGGGTCTGTCGGCGGCTGCTGGTGCACCCCAGCCTGGACTCGCTCCTCATCCCTCTGGCCGACATCCTGCAGCATCTCACCTGCCACTACGGAGACACAGACATTCAGGACCACGCCCGCCTCTACTACGCCCTCCTCACCACTCTGTCCCGGGAGAAGCTGGGCGGGGTGTTAGCCCAGGGCGCCACCGAGGGAGGGCGGCAGGTCAAGAAGCGCACGCTGTCCTCCATCATGGCCGAGAGCGAGGAGCTGACTAGTGCGCTAGCCATCCACCGGACAGAGAGACCGGTATTCAAGCTGGTGGAGCTGGACAATCGTGAACCGCCACAGGGAACAGAAAGTGAACGCAACATCGATCTGAAGCCAGACCAGACAGAGAGCTGCCCAGGTGAGGAGAGCGCGGCCCTGGAAGCCTACAGAGCTCAGTTTCACAGCCCTGGCTTTGCCTCGGAAATAACCTTAAACTACCAGCTGACTCACACGGAGGCTTGCGACTCCCGGTTTGATCAGCTCTTCAGCATCCGCCTGCACTTTGAGCTTACGGACAACCACTACGAGGAACTGGGCGACATCAGCGTTCCCTGTCTGTTCAGAGAGAGGGTGGCGCCGCCGGTGAGGCTGAGTCTGAAGCCCAGGCGGCCGTACCCCACCGCCCTCCACGCCAGCGCCATCTTCACCAGCCAGGACGGCCTCTCCTGGCACACCGTCCTACCAGACATCCGCGTGGCTTTTCAGCAGGCCTTCGTGCCCCTGCCCGCTCCCCCAGCCTCGGGAGCAGAAGGCAAGCTGAGGGTGTTTGAGGGATTATGGGGTGAAATCTGCTCCGGGAAGTGCGGGGAGAAGGGTCTGGCGGACTGCGCCACCAGCCTGTTCTGCAGCCAGCTGGAGGAGGCGGCTCTGGTCGCCTTGGTGGAGAAACACTTTCTCCCATACCTAATATCGGAGCCGTCCGATAACGAAGAGTATAAAGTGCTTTTCTTCCTCCCACCGCAGTCTCACATGCTGCTGAAGATCAGGTCAGAGGAGGATGCTGTGCAGTTCAACATCGCCACAGATAACTGGCAGCTTTTGCCTCACATCAATTCTTTTCTACTGACGATCACCGAGTCTTCACAGCAAGAAATTGTTGACAGTTGACATTGAACGTTATGGATCCTCCTGGCTTGTTTTTACTGATAGCTGAATTTTAACAAAATCGTTGTATTTTCTTCTGACAGTGCCTTCATGAGTTCAGTTCTccttttaaattaaattactgAAGACAGATGTAACattgatttaaaataaatacttaTTGCACTTTGATTTCCCTGACTGGAAAAGAAACTcatgtggaaaaataaaatattttgtaatttattttccaaATAAAGTCAAAACATTTGACTACATCTTGGTCACTGtctataaataaatgacaaaatacatACGTTGCTTTATTAGTTGCACAGGACCTCACTGATCACTAGATGGCTCAACAGCATTACCCTCTGTATGCTCTACAAAATCAATATTCAAAGTCAGATGAACGCACAGAAAACTGCATTTGGGTCCTAGGAAATGCATTGACCCTCAACTGTATGATGAATATTGGTGAGATACTGCAATGACTGTTAAAGTCTTGGATATGgtggttaaaacaaacattttaaaacctCATTTGGTGAAATGTCCATCCACATGCCTGTCAGAATCCCCCAATTTGAtcttttgacattttggaaatatgTCCTTTAGGTTTTGACTaaaataactgaatatttgTCAGTTTACCTTGTGTGTAGACAAACTTGCAGTAATACATTATGGCTTAAGGCAGTGTGCGAAAGTCACTGAACCTCTGTGTAAAGGATGGTTTGATAGCAGCAGCTCCAAGCTATGTATGGATTTTTCACAGTTCAAATTGCTAAATCTGACTCTTAGCATCCATTAAGACTAGAGTTAACGTCCTCCATGTGGCCTTTTTAAAAATCTGccccagttcagtccagttgcACCAGTCCTTCACTTGGAGAGGCCCTCGAAGTTGGGCTCTGTGCAAGGTGGCAGGGCGGATTGCTGGCTGAGAAGTTTGTCCATGATGGCGATCTCTGCGTCcctcttctccacctcttctATGGGGGTCCAGGACATGTCGTGTTGAAGTTTGTACGCACCGACAAATGGGTGAGGGCAGCTTGGACCCCATTCCTtcaaaagagaggaggaggagggagagaaaaatcaGATACAGCAAAATGTTTTAATGCTAGGGTATTCAGTCATTTCAGACCGAACGTTTCCCTCCTATAAATCAGATGAATTAGTTCTCTGTTTACAAACTCATGCagttctctcctgtgtgtgtgtgtgtgtgcttacatcACTTCTCAACCAGGATATGTACAAAATTTCATTACTAAGTTAGagcacttccatgacctaaatTATAATTGCTtcttggtttgttaatgttgtttttcagctcataAAGGTTCTaaaggggtaaacagtctggGGTTTGCTGTggggaaaaacagctgaaaaaaacGACTATCTAATGCAATACATGTatattctggtatattcctgtatgGCAACCCATTTGGGAAGTTCCCCGACATTCCCTGAATTTCCCTCAAGAATTTATCAAactccctgactttccctgtctggaataacaCACACCAGTCAAATCCAACCTGAACCGCCTCTGGTCACTATCACTTCCCCCAGGGTTACATGTAGACTTTGAACACCCAACTCCCTCAGCTCGTAGCATTATGTAAACATTATGTGCTTGTAGGTGTTAGGTTAGCCTGTTTTTCTCGTGTCGTCTACTTGGGACTCTCCCCGAGGGAAATGTTAAGTAATAGCAGCAGGTGTGCAACAGATACTGTATACAGACACTACTATCATTTTGTAACATTTCCTGTCCGTACAAGATGATAAAACTTATAAAACAGCTGAATGCTCTAGCATCATTTCACTGGACTTGTTCAATGTACACTCAACGCATTCAAACCAAGTTGTTCAGTACAATGCCAACCTTAGGGGAGATGATAGAGAAGTATTTCTGTCCGGACGGTCGCTGGTAAAGGTAATACATGGTCCCTGGTTTTTTCACAATGTTACAGGCAGCATGGTGGAGGTCGGCATCCTTTTTGGCATCTTCCAAAACctggaaagagtgagagagaacagTGCAAATGTACGCAACAGACTGTAAGCATATCTTTTCATTTGATGTCTGACATACTCGAATGCGAATATGTAAAATTATCTATTGCCACAGTGGCGCTTCTCTTTTCAATTAGCCTTGTTATCCAATCATGCCAGGAAACACAAACAAGGCAGATCTGAACATTCCCAAATCGGATTTTGCTCGCATTAAAATCGGATGAGCTCACCCGCCTTGGGATATCTGGTCTGGCTTATTGGATCACAATGCAAGCAAAATCTGATTTGGGAATCTTCAAACGTGCCCAGTTTATGTGTCCTGGTGTAATCAGGTGATAAACGTTACATTGAAAAAACAAGTATAATTGTGACATTTATTTCCATACCACTTTATTAACAACGGCCCATGTGTACTGGTGCTTCAGTTGATGGCCTTACCTTTCTGGCTTGTTGCTGTAGGTATCTGATCTGGTCAGCAATAACTGTCAGCTTGTTGGAAGCGTTGGCTTTAACAAAATCATCtccctaaaaaaaacaacagagaaaaataaatgttccaTGACCAGGCTTATATTCATCCCCACCAAGAAATATGTCTGTGCACAATCCTGACAGTCACAGAAGGTAAATCAGATAAAAATCTCAGTCCGTACCCTCTGTACTTGTGTTGCCAAGGCGACCAGATCCATGGGGTCTCCGACTCTGTTGGTCTGGTAGGAGCTGACCAGCTCCAGCCCACTGGGGGCGCTGCTGCTCTCCACCAGGGTCACTGCAAACACCCAGTCAGACAGGTAGAGTCACATTACATTCATACACAGCTGAGTCCACCaggaatactactactactagaacATCTAATACTACTGCAACAActtctactacaactattattactgctactatAGCTATaagttatagcagtagtagttgttgttatAGTATGTATAACTTATAGGGTTAGGTTATAAAtaacttctactgctactagtaccaCCATTACCATAACAGATGCTGATCATACCATGcacactactactaataaaaatGCACTTCATAAAACTAAGTTCCACCGTAAATGCAATGaactataaaataataaaaagaagacTTGCACTCTCAGGCCATTTAGCTTGTTAAGCCTGACTCAACAAACCATATGGActccaacaaaacaaattattgtCATTTCCACTACAGCATAAACAGGGCAAAAACAACTACGCAGGTGAATgcaaattaatacattttacttTCCAGTTGTTTCTTAACAGAACAGCTGGTTTTGTAGTGGTTTACAGTGTAGCTGCAGTACGAATGTGATAGCTTGGTTTCCCTGACCTGCAGGACATACGACGAAATATTCACAAAGGGTCCTGTATCAGGGCCAGGTTTACCCTAGTCTATATGGAGCCAAAGTCTTAAATCTACCGAGGCTTAGTGGAAtaagcttaaaaaaaatacaaaa
This DNA window, taken from Centroberyx gerrardi isolate f3 chromosome 5, fCenGer3.hap1.cur.20231027, whole genome shotgun sequence, encodes the following:
- the ap5b1 gene encoding AP-5 complex subunit beta-1, whose translation is MAVNWAERIAAFSRSPSDFLSCTTAEGFLAELLRELRDDRASYNVKVILLSPLCEYPTLLCPSVSVGEETALELMSVFAQCPPKSLQFQCHLLLALTSVLLCTSCLSTRSRASQDFLDLLLQIAQDTSDLHGDGAQRSLRATACDCLRELEACCPGLLSQRLELLSGLRQQETSRLHQAYAGLHTLALRNAVYVLAQQTGAGAEDLKALLGGNAAVVWEADPDSGPMNNQDSPLPSPLVLGPMGRVPTLQTGPDCKELRSLLSSLLEESYLLTPLCQAALLHGLIEVVVMVPGFSPAIFRAQLLRLLGTSEVCLLHTTLLMKAAFTDSLFSAEDETFILKRLVGLSQHPLLSTPEKLFYMDCILHFPENRPISGGDGDETLPVLLTPRLAAALVPTVFNDSATMLARLNLLSLVYLEEGEEGEGEGGRGLAYLYDHLTSLLRIVENWGGREMVVTFFRASFLFLFHFCHVERYSCDLTEKLCALYLRHTRLAPHLINLADRTQDRLGESGWAVGLLGALQRAVTEAPLTQLTLQDLSWHLKVLARAAEEGELSQQSALGFLFSVITSSSSSLCVSGDWRLGNGVLGVCRRLLVHPSLDSLLIPLADILQHLTCHYGDTDIQDHARLYYALLTTLSREKLGGVLAQGATEGGRQVKKRTLSSIMAESEELTSALAIHRTERPVFKLVELDNREPPQGTESERNIDLKPDQTESCPGEESAALEAYRAQFHSPGFASEITLNYQLTHTEACDSRFDQLFSIRLHFELTDNHYEELGDISVPCLFRERVAPPVRLSLKPRRPYPTALHASAIFTSQDGLSWHTVLPDIRVAFQQAFVPLPAPPASGAEGKLRVFEGLWGEICSGKCGEKGLADCATSLFCSQLEEAALVALVEKHFLPYLISEPSDNEEYKVLFFLPPQSHMLLKIRSEEDAVQFNIATDNWQLLPHINSFLLTITESSQQEIVDS
- the c5h1orf50 gene encoding uncharacterized protein C1orf50 homolog, coding for MDRTVSLPNQPDKTTTVTLVESSSAPSGLELVSSYQTNRVGDPMDLVALATQVQRGDDFVKANASNKLTVIADQIRYLQQQARKVLEDAKKDADLHHAACNIVKKPGTMYYLYQRPSGQKYFSIISPKEWGPSCPHPFVGAYKLQHDMSWTPIEEVEKRDAEIAIMDKLLSQQSALPPCTEPNFEGLSK